The nucleotide sequence TGCTGGACTCGACTATGCTGTGGGTGCTGCCGTAGTCCCGATTGATGCCGACTTGCAAGATCCGCCAGAGTTAATTAAGGAACTGGTAGAGAAATGGCGCGAAGGCTATGATGTCGTTTATGCAACTAGGCGATCGCGTGATGAAGGTTGGCTGAAAAACTCCACAGCCAAAGCTTTCTATCAAATAATTGGCAAGATGAGTCGCGTCCCCATCCCCCGCAATACCGGGGACTTTCGGTTGCTCGATCGGCGTGTGGTAGAAGCCATCAAGCTACTGCCAGAACGAACCCGGTTTATGAAAGGACTCTTTGCTTGGGTGGGTTTCAAGCAAACCTCGGTTTTATTCGACCGTCCCCTACGCTATAAAGGAACCACAACGTGGAACTATTGGCGTCTGTGGAATTTTGCCCTTGATGGAATTACTTCCTTTAGTTTTCTGCCTTTAAAAGTGTGGAGTTACGTGGGCGTTACGATATCTTTCGTGTCGTTTATTTACGCTACCTTTTTATTCTTTCGCACTTTAATTTTTGGAATCGATTTTCCTGGTTATGCTTCCATAATGGTCGCGATATTATTTCTGGGAGGTATTCAGTTAGTGACACTAGGAATCATTGGTGAGTATCTTGGTCGGGTATACGAAGAAGTCAAAGGACGTCCGCTTTATTTAGTGCGTGAAGCTTATGGTTTCAAAAGTCAGGAACCAACAGAAAAGCGTCACAAGTCAGAAGTCAGCACTCAAGAGTCTTGAGTAATATCCGAAGAACGAATGAGCAAGGACTAATCACTAATAACTTCCGGACTTACGCACTGAAAGATTGAAACCTAGCCCCCCTAATCCCCAAGAAATTAAGGGGAACCGGAAAAGTCCCCCAATTTATCGAGGGATTTAGGGGGATCTCTGCGTAAGTCCTATTACTAATGACAAATGATTAATGGCTAAAAACAAAGGAGTATTTGTTGAACGCTAAAAGTGGCATTTTCCTATTAACTGTCGTCTGCATTGTAGTGACAGGACTTGCAGTATATTTTTTGGGAGGCATCGATCCGGCTCAACTCCAAACATGGCTGAACAAAGCTGGCATCTGGGCACCAATTATTTATATTGTTTTCTACACCGTGGCGACACTGTTAATCTTGCCTTCTACAGCACTAAATCTCACCAGTGGCGCAATTTTTGGCCCTTGGTTGGGGACACTTTGGACGAGTATTGCCGCCGTGATTGCGGCTGTAGTAGCTTTTGCCTTTACGCGCACGGTGGGGCGGGAATTTGTCGTTCAAAAGTTGGGTGGACGCTTGCAAGCGATTGATGCGGAGATGATTCAGGGTGGCTTATTCTATATGTTTGCCATCCGTCTACAGCCAGTGATTCCCTACGGCTTAGTCAATTTTGCCGCTGGTTTGACTTCAATTCGCTTTCGGGATTATCTGCTGGGAACCATTCTGGGAACCATCCCCGGAGTATTGCCTTTTGTAATGTTAGGAAGTTATGGCTTAAGAGCGCTAAAAACAGGTGATTTCTTGCCCTTAATTGGTGCTTTGCTATTAATTGCGATGTTGGTTGGGGGTGCGACTTGGTATCGTCGCCGCCGTACCGATCCTCGAAAAGCATTAGAAGAGATTGAACGGAAGCGCCTTCAAAATCCTCTAGATAAAACGGACGAGTAGCGATCGCATTCCGATTAACCTCCTGTTCTTACTCTTCCTTTGCGCCCTCTGCGTCCTTGGCGGTTCATAAAAAAAGCTCTTACCAATCAGAAACCTTCAATTCGTGCGGTGCCCTAAAAGTGCTGTCGGGGCACGAGGCACAATATCTGAATTAAATCCCCCTACTTGGTTAGTCCGGATTACCCACAAAGTAGCACCATTGTTCAATAAAATCGTAGCAATCTCATCATGCGCCCGTCGCGGTAACATCGTGCGCCAAGTGGTTGCTGCCTTCAGGATAGTAGT is from Coleofasciculus sp. FACHB-1120 and encodes:
- a CDS encoding glycosyltransferase family 2 protein; the encoded protein is MSLAIDPVELSVVVPLYNEEDNIDHLFERLLSVMETVNTTYEIVCVNDGSKDKTLECLIEHHHRNPAIKVVNLSRNFGKEVALSAGLDYAVGAAVVPIDADLQDPPELIKELVEKWREGYDVVYATRRSRDEGWLKNSTAKAFYQIIGKMSRVPIPRNTGDFRLLDRRVVEAIKLLPERTRFMKGLFAWVGFKQTSVLFDRPLRYKGTTTWNYWRLWNFALDGITSFSFLPLKVWSYVGVTISFVSFIYATFLFFRTLIFGIDFPGYASIMVAILFLGGIQLVTLGIIGEYLGRVYEEVKGRPLYLVREAYGFKSQEPTEKRHKSEVSTQES
- a CDS encoding TVP38/TMEM64 family protein codes for the protein MLNAKSGIFLLTVVCIVVTGLAVYFLGGIDPAQLQTWLNKAGIWAPIIYIVFYTVATLLILPSTALNLTSGAIFGPWLGTLWTSIAAVIAAVVAFAFTRTVGREFVVQKLGGRLQAIDAEMIQGGLFYMFAIRLQPVIPYGLVNFAAGLTSIRFRDYLLGTILGTIPGVLPFVMLGSYGLRALKTGDFLPLIGALLLIAMLVGGATWYRRRRTDPRKALEEIERKRLQNPLDKTDE